In Patescibacteria group bacterium, a genomic segment contains:
- a CDS encoding pseudouridine synthase: protein MRINKFLAQCNLGSRRKVEELVKNGEIIVNNKIISDLGTQVNENDEVKYKNKILKNEQEKIYIAINKPVGYIVTKQDDYERKTIYDLLPSEFQNLKYVGRLDYTSEGLIIMTNDGDFIEEITHPKYKLQKIYEVILNKTLTKQQIQMLRDGIIIEDKKTKPAKVNLIDKTKLEITIFEGRKRQIREMIKSVGSGIINLKRIQIGNLELGNIHSGKYIFINKSDI, encoded by the coding sequence ATGAGGATAAACAAATTTTTGGCACAATGTAATCTTGGCTCTAGACGAAAAGTTGAAGAGCTTGTTAAAAATGGAGAAATTATTGTAAACAACAAAATTATTTCTGATTTAGGAACTCAAGTAAATGAAAATGATGAAGTAAAATACAAAAACAAAATTCTAAAAAATGAACAAGAAAAAATATATATAGCAATCAATAAACCAGTTGGCTATATTGTTACAAAACAAGATGATTATGAAAGAAAAACTATATATGATTTATTGCCAAGTGAATTTCAAAATTTGAAATATGTAGGAAGACTTGATTATACCTCTGAAGGACTTATTATAATGACAAATGATGGAGATTTTATAGAAGAAATTACTCATCCAAAATACAAACTTCAAAAAATATACGAAGTAATACTAAACAAAACTCTTACAAAACAGCAAATTCAAATGCTAAGAGATGGCATAATTATAGAAGATAAGAAAACAAAACCAGCAAAAGTAAATTTGATAGACAAAACAAAATTGGAAATTACTATATTTGAAGGTCGCAAAAGACAAATAAGAGAAATGATAAAAAGTGTTGGCTCTGGAATTATAAATTTAAAAAGAATTCAAATTGGAAATTTAGAACTTGGAAACATACATTCCGGAAAATACATATTTATAAACAAATCTGATATATAA